One window of the Sciurus carolinensis chromosome 8, mSciCar1.2, whole genome shotgun sequence genome contains the following:
- the Purb gene encoding transcriptional activator protein Pur-beta, with protein MADGDSGSERGGGGPGGFQSAPRGGGEQETQELASKRLDIQNKRFYLDVKQNAKGRFLKIAEVGAGGSKSRLTLSMAVAAEFRDSLGDFIEHYAQLGPSSPEQLAAGAEEGGGPRRALKSEFLVRENRKYYLDLKENQRGRFLRIRQTVNRGGGGFGAGPGPGGLQSGQTIALPAQGLIEFRDALAKLIDDYGGEEDELTGGPGGGAGGPGGGLYGELPEGTSITVDSKRFFFDVGCNKYGVFLRVSEVKPSYRNAITVPFKAWGKFGGAFCRYADEMKEIQERQRDKLYERRGGGSGGGDESEGEEVDED; from the coding sequence ATGGCGGACGGCGACAGCGGCAGCgagcgcggcggcggcgggcccGGCGGCTTCCAGTCCGCGCCTCGCGGCGGCGGCGAGCAGGAGACGCAGGAGCTGGCCTCGAAGCGGCTGGACATCCAGAACAAACGCTTCTACCTGGATGTGAAGCAGAACGCCAAGGGCCGCTTCCTCAAAATCGCTGAGGTGGGCGCAGGCGGCTCCAAGAGCCGTCTCACGTTGTCCATGGCGGTGGCCGCCGAGTTTCGCGACTCGCTGGGAGACTTCATCGAGCACTACGCGCAGTTGGGCCCCAGCAGCCCCGAGCAGCTGGCGGCGGGCGCCGAGGAGGGCGGCGGGCCGCGGCGCGCGCTCAAGAGCGAGTTCCTGGTGCGCGAGAACCGCAAGTACTACCTGGACCTGAAGGAGAACCAGCGCGGTCGCTTCCTGCGCATACGCCAGACGGTCAACCGTGGCGGCGGCGGCTTCGGCGCGGGGCCCGGGCCCGGCGGCCTGCAGAGCGGTCAGACCATCGCGCTGCCAGCACAGGGCCTCATCGAGTTCCGCGATGCTCTGGCCAAGCTCATCGACGACTACGGCGGTGAGGAGGACGAGTTGACCGGCGGCCCTGGGGGCGGTGCTGGCGGCCCCGGGGGTGGCCTATACGGGGAGCTCCCAGAGGGCACCTCCATTACGGTGGACTCCAAGCGCTTCTTTTTCGACGTGGGCTGCAACAAGTACGGGGTGTTTCTGCGCGTGAGCGAGGTGAAGCCGTCTTACCGCAACGCCATCACCGTGCCCTTCAAGGCCTGGGGCAAGTTTGGAGGCGCCTTTTGCCGGTATGcggatgagatgaaagaaatcCAGGAGCGACAGAGGGATAAGCTTTATGAGCGCCGCGGTGGGGGCAGTGGCGGCGGCGACGAATCCGAGGGTGAGGAGGTGGATGAGGATTGA